Proteins encoded by one window of Bacteroidota bacterium:
- a CDS encoding ATPase, with amino-acid sequence MSKKKKFTIEYIIKSSPLVLYNCLTTPTGLQQWFADTVDNDGNTFFFTWQGETDSADLISTDDDDFIRFRWDWQDEDEYFEFRIDKTEVTNDTILFVTDFADDNEMDAQKRLWDAQIHNLMVRIGAT; translated from the coding sequence ATGTCGAAAAAGAAAAAATTTACGATCGAATATATCATTAAGTCGAGTCCTTTGGTTTTATATAACTGTTTAACAACACCTACGGGTTTGCAGCAGTGGTTTGCCGATACTGTTGACAATGATGGCAATACCTTCTTCTTTACCTGGCAGGGCGAGACCGATAGTGCCGATCTGATCAGCACTGATGATGATGACTTTATCCGTTTTCGCTGGGATTGGCAGGATGAGGATGAATATTTTGAATTCCGGATCGATAAGACCGAGGTGACAAACGACACCATATTATTTGTTACGGATTTCGCCGATGATAACGAAATGGATGCCCAAAAACGGCTGTGGGACGCTCAGATCCACAATTTAATGGTTCGTATCGGTGCTACCTGA
- a CDS encoding LptF/LptG family permease: MNKIDKYIIKSFLGPFFISFIIALIIFLMIFLWKYIEDLVGKGLEWWVILKLLFYASANMVPLSLPIAVLLACIMTYGNLGERFELAAFKSAGISMFRFMRSTVVIGLLIAISAFLFSNYILPSAYLKFVVTLVDITKQKPALNIKPNEFYNEIENYSIIIGGKSDDNVTIQEVTIYEELDKSNDNVLIAESGKMQTTSDNQNLVFTLYHGKQYEELNSQVKNKKSREHVRMNFDQWEKTLDLSGFQMTHTSEELYSNHYKMLNITQLTTAIDSLKNYEVRQKTTLEPTLRSHYYLSRGGSNQLPDSLGSGKEKTFLDLIPAENKYAVIKGSLQTVRSLSGYSNQIVLRMNLTEDKIRDHWIEWHRKFTLSLACFLFVFVGAPLGSIIRKGGFGLPVLFSIFIFIFFYILNISGEKMAEQNFVTPFIGMWLSIFVIAPISYFLTIKAKNDAPVIDGEQYRNRFVQLKNAIFRKK, encoded by the coding sequence ATGAACAAGATCGACAAATATATTATAAAATCGTTTCTGGGACCGTTTTTTATTTCCTTTATTATTGCATTGATCATTTTTTTAATGATCTTTCTCTGGAAATATATTGAGGATCTTGTAGGAAAAGGATTGGAATGGTGGGTGATCCTGAAATTGTTGTTTTATGCCTCGGCTAATATGGTTCCTTTATCACTCCCAATTGCAGTTTTACTTGCCTGCATCATGACCTATGGAAATTTGGGGGAGAGATTTGAGCTCGCTGCTTTTAAAAGTGCCGGCATTTCCATGTTTCGGTTTATGAGAAGTACAGTTGTTATTGGATTATTAATTGCAATAAGTGCATTTCTTTTTTCCAATTATATTCTTCCTTCGGCGTATTTAAAATTTGTGGTCACTCTGGTGGATATCACAAAACAAAAGCCTGCGTTAAATATTAAACCGAACGAATTTTATAATGAAATAGAAAATTACAGCATTATAATAGGTGGTAAAAGTGATGATAATGTTACAATACAGGAGGTAACCATCTATGAAGAATTAGATAAATCCAACGATAATGTTTTGATCGCAGAAAGCGGTAAAATGCAAACCACTTCCGACAATCAGAATTTAGTTTTTACATTATATCATGGTAAACAATACGAGGAATTAAATTCTCAGGTAAAAAATAAAAAGTCGAGAGAACATGTGCGGATGAATTTTGATCAATGGGAAAAAACGCTCGACCTTTCCGGTTTTCAAATGACACATACCAGTGAGGAATTATATTCCAATCACTATAAAATGCTTAACATAACTCAGCTGACCACAGCAATTGATTCATTGAAAAATTATGAAGTGCGTCAAAAAACAACACTGGAACCAACTTTGCGTTCGCATTATTATTTATCGCGGGGTGGAAGCAATCAATTGCCTGACAGTTTGGGTTCCGGAAAAGAAAAAACATTTTTAGATCTTATTCCCGCAGAAAATAAATATGCTGTGATCAAAGGCAGTTTACAAACAGTTCGCAGTCTTTCTGGTTACAGCAATCAGATCGTTTTGAGGATGAATCTTACGGAGGATAAAATAAGAGATCACTGGATAGAATGGCATAGAAAATTCACTTTATCGCTTGCTTGTTTTTTATTTGTATTTGTTGGAGCTCCGTTGGGTTCCATTATACGTAAGGGTGGATTCGGACTGCCGGTTTTATTTTCCATATTTATTTTTATATTCTTTTATATTCTCAATATCAGTGGAGAAAAAATGGCGGAGCAAAATTTTGTAACTCCGTTTATTGGAATGTGGTTATCCATTTTTGTAATTGCGCCAATAAGTTATTTCCTCACTATAAAAGCCAAGAATGACGCACCGGTTATTGATGGCGAACAATACCGCAATAGATTTGTTCAACTTAAAAATGCAATATTCCGCAAAAAATAA
- a CDS encoding phosphatase PAP2 family protein, whose amino-acid sequence MIKLLKENKIFFLLCILWFIIAGIYLLIYNKGAFSLWMNANHNPTSDTFFRYATWLGDGYTIGIVCLLLLFVKLRFGIIASLVSFTSAFLISLLKDFYNEARPSLYFKDMDIHYVEGLKLYQWHSFPSGHTAAAFTLFCLFAIFVKIKITGIYFLV is encoded by the coding sequence ATGATTAAATTACTAAAAGAAAATAAAATATTTTTTCTGCTTTGTATTTTGTGGTTTATTATTGCCGGAATATATCTTTTAATTTATAACAAGGGTGCATTTTCTCTTTGGATGAATGCAAACCATAACCCCACATCTGATACTTTTTTCAGATATGCAACCTGGCTTGGTGATGGATATACGATTGGGATAGTGTGTTTGTTATTGTTATTTGTTAAACTGCGATTCGGAATAATTGCATCCTTAGTTTCCTTCACCTCTGCTTTTTTAATTTCGCTTTTAAAGGATTTTTATAATGAAGCCCGACCATCTCTTTATTTTAAAGATATGGATATCCATTATGTGGAAGGATTAAAATTATATCAGTGGCACAGTTTCCCTTCCGGACATACGGCTGCTGCTTTTACCCTGTTTTGTCTCTTCGCAATATTTGTAAAAATAAAAATTACGGGTATTTATTTTTTGGTTTAG
- a CDS encoding phosphatase PAP2 family protein produces MSLRNICKNKNYGYLFFGLALLVAISRVYLMQHFLVDVYFGSLFGLIFTLILYQLLMISPLFRNKKWHERSFIKGRMVSS; encoded by the coding sequence TTGTCTCTTCGCAATATTTGTAAAAATAAAAATTACGGGTATTTATTTTTTGGTTTAGCATTGCTTGTCGCTATTTCGAGAGTTTATTTAATGCAACATTTTCTTGTAGATGTTTATTTCGGGTCTTTGTTTGGATTGATATTTACTTTGATATTATATCAACTGCTTATGATCAGTCCTTTGTTTAGAAATAAAAAATGGCATGAAAGATCTTTCATTAAAGGTAGAATGGTAAGTTCATAA
- the tnpA gene encoding IS200/IS605 family transposase: protein MSQTFSQIYIQIGFAVQGRQNLIQKSWKDELHKYLSGIITDKNQKSIIVNGMPDHIHAFVGLRPSMAISDLVREMKNNSTNFINDRNFVKGKFSWQEGYGAFSYSHSQMDNVYNYILNQEEHHKTKTFKQEYIQFLNSFGISYDEKYLFEWIED, encoded by the coding sequence ATGTCACAAACATTTTCACAAATTTACATTCAAATTGGATTTGCAGTGCAAGGAAGACAAAACCTTATTCAAAAATCATGGAAAGACGAATTACACAAATATCTTTCCGGAATAATTACCGACAAAAACCAGAAATCGATAATTGTTAATGGTATGCCAGACCATATTCATGCTTTTGTCGGATTAAGGCCTTCGATGGCAATTTCAGATCTGGTAAGGGAGATGAAAAATAACTCAACTAATTTTATTAATGACCGAAATTTTGTTAAGGGAAAGTTTTCATGGCAAGAGGGATATGGAGCTTTTTCTTATTCGCATTCGCAAATGGATAATGTATACAATTATATTTTAAATCAGGAAGAACACCATAAAACTAAAACTTTCAAACAAGAATACATTCAATTTTTAAATAGTTTCGGAATAAGTTATGACGAAAAATATTTATTTGAGTGGATCGAGGATTGA